The following are encoded in a window of Bdellovibrio svalbardensis genomic DNA:
- the folD gene encoding bifunctional methylenetetrahydrofolate dehydrogenase/methenyltetrahydrofolate cyclohydrolase FolD, translated as MLILDGKEVSNKVRASLLPRIQKFVEKTGRAPQLTVVIVGDDKASHIYVRNKKIACEKLGMSSTILALPVTTTQSQLNQTLHQLNQDPTVDGILVQFPLPAHLSSHEVLEIVSPDKDADGLTYKSIGYFFAGQPIVRPCTPAGIMTILKHYNISVEGLRAVVVGRSNIVGKPMAQMLTEANATVTVCHSKTKNLAQFTREADLVVVAAGRAGLLGKDDFKKDAIVIDVGMHGSGMGGKLCGDVRFEELHGWVAAATPVPGGVGPMTITTLLQNTCLLAEKRARLSV; from the coding sequence ATGCTTATTTTAGATGGCAAAGAAGTGTCTAACAAAGTGCGTGCGTCTCTTTTGCCTCGAATTCAAAAGTTCGTTGAAAAAACGGGTCGTGCCCCGCAATTGACCGTGGTCATTGTGGGAGATGATAAAGCCAGTCACATTTATGTGCGCAATAAGAAGATTGCTTGTGAAAAGTTAGGAATGAGTTCGACCATCCTGGCTTTGCCCGTGACGACGACTCAAAGTCAGCTGAATCAGACACTTCACCAGTTAAATCAAGACCCTACAGTTGACGGCATTTTGGTTCAGTTTCCATTGCCAGCCCACCTGAGCAGCCATGAGGTCCTGGAAATTGTTTCCCCGGATAAAGATGCGGACGGTTTGACTTACAAATCCATAGGCTACTTTTTTGCGGGACAACCGATTGTCAGACCTTGCACGCCAGCAGGGATCATGACGATTTTGAAGCATTACAACATTTCAGTTGAAGGTCTTCGCGCTGTTGTTGTTGGACGTAGTAATATTGTCGGCAAACCGATGGCGCAGATGCTGACCGAGGCCAATGCCACCGTGACAGTTTGTCACTCCAAAACCAAAAACTTAGCGCAATTCACTCGTGAAGCCGATCTTGTTGTCGTGGCCGCTGGTAGAGCGGGTTTGCTGGGTAAAGATGATTTTAAAAAAGATGCCATTGTGATTGATGTAGGAATGCACGGCTCGGGAATGGGTGGGAAACTCTGTGGAGATGTGCGTTTCGAGGAACTTCATGGTTGGGTCGCGGCAGCGACGCCCGTCCCCGGTGGAGTTGGGCCTATGACGATCACAACTCTTTTACAAAATACTTGCCTCCTAGCAGAGAAAAGGGCACGTCTTTCCGTCTAG
- a CDS encoding type II and III secretion system protein family protein, giving the protein MKSFLLIFLIPAFSQLASAKDLTLSLGETQSLALPKGAPRIWIQDGQIIQAEGAGGRVLLKARKEGMTTLRIGSEIYKAQVLHPDKRDIYKTLKESLQKIVGLTPALAEGNLFVSGRLYRFADWLRLAETIRETTVFYQMRAQMSSSLQKETQSYFNDLFEKAKIPPQTIIFEPAPEVRIVGSEITYKKYQQLLRPFGIQIIRDEQSLDIAPTIKVQITVAEVSREFMVKHGISWPSQYKATLLASGGTLFSDLELALQAMETRGQAKILASPNLICRSGKEAEFLAGGEFPIKVMNYEVHDILWKRFGILLKVKPKADASGRMSISIETEISRVEYALKVDDVPGIMTNRVSSHFDLTGTQTIALSGLLKSEDSRGSQGLPGLSSVPVIGALFGSKEFKENRTELVIFVKPSILKEGEEGPSNEHIGDL; this is encoded by the coding sequence ATGAAATCATTCCTGCTAATTTTTCTTATTCCAGCTTTCTCTCAATTGGCCTCAGCAAAAGATCTCACCCTGTCACTGGGTGAGACTCAAAGCTTAGCCCTTCCCAAAGGGGCTCCGCGCATTTGGATTCAAGATGGGCAAATCATTCAGGCCGAAGGAGCTGGCGGCCGTGTCCTGCTAAAAGCCCGCAAGGAAGGTATGACCACTTTGCGAATCGGATCCGAGATCTATAAAGCGCAAGTGCTTCATCCCGACAAACGAGACATTTATAAAACTCTCAAGGAAAGCCTGCAAAAAATTGTCGGTCTTACGCCGGCTTTGGCAGAAGGAAATCTTTTCGTCAGCGGTCGCCTGTATCGCTTTGCCGACTGGCTTCGCTTGGCAGAGACGATTCGGGAAACGACGGTCTTCTATCAAATGCGCGCGCAAATGAGTTCGTCTTTGCAAAAAGAGACACAAAGCTATTTTAATGACTTGTTTGAGAAGGCCAAGATTCCGCCGCAAACAATCATCTTTGAACCGGCTCCTGAAGTGCGGATCGTGGGCAGTGAGATCACTTATAAGAAGTATCAACAATTGCTCAGACCATTTGGAATTCAAATTATTCGCGACGAGCAAAGCTTGGATATCGCTCCGACGATCAAAGTGCAAATCACCGTTGCTGAAGTTTCCAGGGAATTTATGGTGAAGCATGGGATCTCGTGGCCGAGTCAGTATAAGGCCACTTTACTGGCTTCTGGCGGAACTCTTTTCAGCGATCTTGAACTGGCCTTGCAAGCCATGGAGACCCGCGGGCAAGCAAAGATCTTAGCCAGTCCAAACCTGATTTGTCGCAGTGGCAAAGAGGCGGAGTTTTTAGCCGGAGGCGAATTTCCGATCAAAGTCATGAACTATGAAGTCCATGATATTTTGTGGAAGCGTTTCGGGATTTTACTCAAAGTGAAACCCAAGGCCGATGCCTCGGGACGGATGAGTATTTCTATTGAGACGGAAATCTCGCGGGTGGAATACGCCCTCAAAGTGGATGATGTCCCGGGAATCATGACCAATCGGGTTTCAAGTCACTTTGATCTAACGGGAACTCAAACCATCGCCTTGTCAGGTCTGCTGAAAAGCGAAGATTCTCGCGGCAGCCAAGGATTGCCCGGCCTGTCCAGCGTCCCCGTTATTGGTGCCCTCTTTGGCAGTAAAGAGTTTAAGGAGAATCGCACGGAACTGGTGATCTTTGTTAAGCCCTCGATTTTGAAAGAAGGCGAAGAAGGTCCATCGAATGAACACATTGGCGACCTCTAA
- a CDS encoding cupin domain-containing protein, producing MGALAAKNFGKAEEVRDFPLGKLELVKFGDAVVGRATLQPGWRWSKSVKEFAQTESCEAPHFQYHVSGTLRIKMDDGTEIDCKPGDISLVPPGHDAWVIGNEPAVIVDFQGMVDYAKKTAHKH from the coding sequence ATGGGAGCTCTAGCGGCAAAAAACTTCGGTAAAGCCGAGGAAGTTCGGGACTTCCCTCTGGGTAAACTGGAATTGGTGAAATTCGGAGACGCGGTCGTAGGAAGAGCCACTCTGCAACCTGGCTGGCGATGGTCGAAGTCTGTAAAAGAATTCGCCCAAACAGAAAGCTGCGAAGCTCCCCATTTTCAATATCATGTCTCTGGTACTCTCAGAATTAAAATGGATGATGGAACGGAGATCGACTGCAAACCAGGCGACATCTCACTCGTTCCTCCGGGCCATGACGCTTGGGTGATTGGCAATGAGCCCGCCGTCATCGTCGACTTCCAAGGAATGGTCGACTACGCTAAAAAAACCGCCCACAAACACTAG
- a CDS encoding Flp family type IVb pilin has translation MQTNSPQTKIKLNNKGQGLIEYLIIVAIVAVGSIAVIKVVGANIDVQFANVAQALGGTDSKKKEAHAVTESLYKKRDFSNFFEDSVNSSGKQK, from the coding sequence ATGCAAACCAATTCACCTCAAACAAAAATTAAACTAAACAATAAGGGCCAAGGCCTGATCGAATATCTCATCATCGTCGCCATTGTCGCAGTCGGAAGTATTGCAGTTATCAAAGTCGTCGGAGCCAATATCGATGTGCAGTTTGCCAATGTGGCACAAGCTCTGGGTGGCACCGACTCGAAGAAAAAAGAAGCGCATGCTGTCACCGAAAGTCTTTACAAGAAACGCGACTTCAGCAACTTCTTTGAAGACTCCGTCAATTCCAGCGGCAAACAGAAATAG
- a CDS encoding esterase-like activity of phytase family protein translates to MKTVLLSVALVLASTSAHALRLEYFGETSIPTGTKYEKTTIGGLSAITWQNNTLYALSDDKGRAGDPRFYEFDLKLGQQTETAKAGIKTDGKKTVVLTPKAVHFVTNLPKEGERKALLDPEGLVRLPDGDLLISSEGSNDAKPRAMPRIFRVTATGEWKSDFPIPDKYLPETIGQQTKGIQNNLAFESLTSIADGKFVFTSTESCLAQDIVSGKEAEGDTIRILKFEDKGPLGYKPVAEFAYHVDAFKDNQKGPEVFRGVSEILALSETKLLVMERGVRMVGKSWAQTIGIYLVDLSKATNTLEINKLEGAKYQVADKVKLIDFETDLNKERSGKTIQNFEGLAWGPTLPDGRRSLLVMVDNNFSKYELTEFVVFAVEGE, encoded by the coding sequence ATGAAAACGGTTTTATTGTCAGTTGCCTTGGTTCTAGCAAGTACTTCCGCGCACGCTTTGCGTTTGGAGTATTTTGGCGAGACTTCGATTCCAACAGGAACGAAATACGAAAAGACCACGATTGGTGGTTTGTCTGCAATCACATGGCAGAACAACACTTTGTATGCCTTGTCTGATGATAAAGGTCGCGCGGGTGACCCTCGCTTTTATGAATTTGATTTGAAGTTGGGCCAGCAAACTGAGACCGCGAAGGCGGGCATTAAAACCGACGGTAAAAAAACTGTAGTATTAACTCCAAAGGCTGTTCATTTTGTTACGAATCTTCCTAAGGAAGGTGAGCGCAAAGCTTTGCTGGATCCTGAAGGATTGGTTCGTCTTCCCGATGGGGACCTTCTTATTTCCTCTGAAGGCAGCAACGATGCGAAGCCTCGCGCGATGCCTAGAATCTTTAGAGTTACCGCAACGGGCGAGTGGAAATCTGACTTCCCAATTCCCGATAAATATCTTCCAGAAACCATAGGTCAGCAGACGAAAGGCATTCAAAACAATTTGGCTTTTGAAAGTCTCACGTCCATTGCTGATGGCAAGTTTGTCTTTACCAGCACAGAATCTTGCCTGGCTCAAGATATCGTCAGTGGCAAAGAGGCTGAAGGCGATACCATTCGTATTTTGAAATTCGAAGACAAAGGCCCTCTGGGGTACAAACCGGTCGCCGAGTTCGCTTATCATGTGGACGCTTTCAAAGATAACCAGAAGGGCCCTGAAGTATTCCGTGGGGTTTCTGAGATCCTTGCTCTTTCTGAAACCAAACTGTTGGTGATGGAAAGAGGCGTGCGCATGGTGGGTAAGAGCTGGGCGCAGACCATCGGAATTTACCTGGTGGATTTGTCGAAGGCCACCAACACCCTAGAGATCAATAAACTGGAAGGCGCTAAATACCAAGTCGCAGACAAAGTGAAGTTGATCGATTTTGAAACTGATTTAAATAAGGAACGTTCTGGAAAAACAATTCAGAACTTTGAAGGCCTCGCTTGGGGTCCGACTTTGCCAGATGGACGTCGCAGTCTTTTGGTGATGGTCGATAATAATTTTTCTAAATACGAACTGACTGAGTTCGTCGTGTTTGCAGTTGAGGGCGAATAA
- a CDS encoding aromatic ring-hydroxylating oxygenase subunit alpha, with the protein MYTGFLKNVWYVALPSHEVAVGKAVARKIMKEPIVFYRDSKGKVAAMRDICPHRGIPLSYGRVVNDQLECPYHGWKFDCTGTCTEIPSLLPDQDLNPNKIKVRSYQVHEAQGIIWVFIGDKNFDMSKAPQPPVMKAFGADVKPKLDFVVNFPCHVDHAVIGLMDPAHGPYVHKSWFWRSEKSMLEKKKKFAPVDFGFSMVRHQPSKNSKAYKLLGGVPTTEITFTLPCVRIEHIEVGARNFYSFTALTPVDEMNTRITQLVYWDIPWLSLLKPAVKKFGHVFLGQDMDAVTKQQEGLRYDPSLMLIKDADTQAKWYYALKTEYHEHLEQNREFQHPVKETELRWRS; encoded by the coding sequence ATGTATACAGGTTTTTTAAAGAACGTATGGTACGTCGCTTTGCCAAGTCATGAAGTGGCTGTTGGTAAAGCAGTGGCTCGCAAAATTATGAAAGAGCCGATTGTGTTTTATCGCGATTCAAAAGGCAAAGTCGCAGCAATGCGAGACATCTGCCCTCATCGCGGAATTCCTTTGAGCTACGGTCGTGTTGTCAACGATCAACTTGAGTGCCCTTATCACGGGTGGAAGTTTGATTGCACCGGCACTTGCACAGAAATTCCTTCTTTGTTGCCGGATCAAGATTTGAATCCCAATAAAATCAAAGTGCGTTCTTATCAAGTGCATGAAGCTCAAGGCATCATCTGGGTTTTCATCGGTGATAAAAACTTTGATATGAGCAAGGCTCCTCAGCCTCCAGTGATGAAGGCCTTTGGTGCGGATGTGAAGCCAAAGTTGGATTTCGTTGTGAACTTCCCATGTCACGTCGATCACGCGGTGATCGGTTTGATGGATCCAGCGCATGGTCCTTATGTCCATAAAAGCTGGTTCTGGCGTTCTGAAAAATCCATGTTGGAAAAGAAAAAGAAATTTGCTCCGGTGGATTTTGGTTTCTCGATGGTTCGCCATCAGCCATCTAAAAACTCCAAAGCTTATAAACTTCTGGGGGGCGTACCAACCACAGAGATCACATTCACTCTTCCTTGCGTTCGTATCGAACACATTGAGGTGGGCGCTCGCAATTTCTATTCTTTCACGGCATTGACTCCGGTGGATGAAATGAATACGCGAATCACTCAATTGGTGTATTGGGACATTCCTTGGTTGAGCCTTTTGAAACCGGCGGTGAAAAAGTTCGGTCATGTTTTCTTGGGACAGGATATGGATGCTGTCACTAAGCAACAAGAAGGTCTTCGCTATGACCCTAGCTTGATGTTGATCAAAGACGCCGACACTCAGGCAAAATGGTACTATGCTTTGAAGACAGAATATCATGAGCATCTTGAGCAAAATCGCGAGTTCCAACATCCTGTGAAAGAAACTGAGCTTCGTTGGAGAAGTTAA
- a CDS encoding amidohydrolase: MLFKIPRLYDSHTHFIATGEFASGLYLTALKNAEEIAQWDLSKPSYHRGDWLLGFGWNDKDWSVKPSKEILDRLFPHKPVYFAKGDGHSSWVNTAALQALGLRSETGILTEAEHLQSWDRLPAFSNEQQKNNILAACQVYNSAGFTHVRDMTGTESLWNSLCELESENLLTVALEENFTCYDLKGFEDSLKSAQYTRKHETALLRSKGVKFFYDGSLGSETAYLSKPYRGIPNGNRGRTLWSLPDVEVMIKRTWEAGLEISVHAIGDQAAHEMVEVARKVSAQGFVGRLNLEHAQVLRPETILMMKPLHVRCHMQPCHWLSDRVWLQEKLRDLYRYAFPWEALRAAQIPMSFGCDSPVEPPSFVRNQKALVESVEARIKKFTGSIEEVHAHPDSQYAPNSYSIIEDDVVKEVVFCGKRLV, translated from the coding sequence ATGCTTTTTAAGATCCCACGTCTTTATGACAGCCATACTCATTTTATTGCCACCGGGGAGTTTGCCTCGGGTTTGTATTTGACGGCCTTGAAAAATGCCGAAGAGATCGCGCAGTGGGATCTCTCCAAGCCCTCTTATCATCGTGGTGATTGGCTGTTGGGCTTTGGATGGAATGACAAGGACTGGAGTGTTAAACCCAGCAAAGAAATTCTCGATCGTCTTTTTCCGCACAAGCCCGTTTATTTTGCCAAAGGAGATGGTCATTCTTCTTGGGTCAACACGGCGGCATTACAAGCTTTGGGGTTGCGGTCTGAAACGGGTATTCTGACGGAAGCTGAACATCTTCAATCCTGGGATCGCCTTCCGGCTTTTTCAAACGAGCAGCAAAAAAATAATATTCTGGCGGCTTGCCAAGTTTATAACTCCGCAGGTTTTACGCATGTGCGTGATATGACGGGGACGGAGTCCTTGTGGAATTCCTTGTGTGAATTGGAAAGTGAAAATCTGCTGACGGTGGCTTTGGAAGAAAACTTCACTTGTTATGATCTCAAAGGTTTCGAAGATTCTTTGAAGTCAGCACAATACACACGCAAGCATGAGACAGCTTTGTTGCGCTCCAAAGGCGTTAAGTTTTTCTATGATGGTTCATTGGGATCTGAGACTGCTTATTTGTCGAAGCCTTACCGGGGAATCCCCAATGGCAATCGCGGTCGTACCTTGTGGAGCTTGCCTGACGTGGAAGTGATGATCAAGCGCACTTGGGAAGCGGGACTCGAGATCTCCGTTCACGCGATTGGAGATCAGGCGGCTCACGAGATGGTCGAAGTCGCGCGCAAAGTTTCCGCGCAAGGTTTTGTGGGAAGATTGAATCTGGAGCATGCCCAGGTGCTTCGCCCTGAAACTATTTTGATGATGAAGCCTTTGCATGTGCGCTGTCATATGCAGCCGTGTCATTGGCTGAGTGACCGCGTGTGGTTGCAAGAAAAGCTGCGCGATCTGTATCGCTATGCTTTCCCTTGGGAAGCTTTAAGAGCCGCACAAATTCCGATGTCCTTCGGTTGTGACAGCCCCGTTGAACCACCGTCTTTTGTTCGCAATCAAAAAGCTTTGGTGGAAAGCGTGGAAGCGCGAATCAAAAAGTTCACTGGCTCCATTGAAGAAGTTCATGCTCATCCTGATTCGCAATACGCGCCGAACTCTTACTCAATCATTGAGGATGATGTCGTTAAGGAAGTTGTGTTTTGCGGCAAGCGACTTGTGTAA
- a CDS encoding ABC transporter ATP-binding protein has product MNSQPIVKVQQVVKTYQLGETEVKALRGLNLTLFKGEFTALIGASGSGKSTLLNLIGCLDEPDQGVVEIEGHDISKMSEQEKSHLRNRRVGFIFQSFNLIPVLSIFENIELPLIVQHELSAEERKRRVEQAIQDVGLEKFRDYFPNKLSGGQRQRVAIARALVTEPALILADEPTANLDSDTAHKIIDLLKEINQRRHVTFFFCTHDEKLMGRVGRVVRISDGQIETE; this is encoded by the coding sequence ATGAATTCACAACCTATTGTAAAAGTGCAGCAAGTCGTAAAAACCTATCAACTTGGTGAAACAGAAGTGAAGGCTTTGCGAGGTTTGAACTTAACCTTGTTCAAAGGCGAATTCACCGCGCTGATTGGGGCTTCCGGTTCCGGAAAAAGTACTCTTCTAAATTTGATTGGCTGTCTTGATGAACCAGATCAAGGCGTTGTGGAAATTGAAGGCCATGATATCTCCAAAATGTCTGAGCAAGAGAAAAGCCATCTGCGCAACCGTCGCGTGGGCTTTATTTTTCAGTCCTTCAATTTGATTCCGGTACTATCGATTTTTGAAAATATTGAGCTTCCATTGATTGTTCAGCATGAGCTTTCTGCGGAAGAAAGAAAACGCAGAGTCGAGCAGGCGATTCAGGACGTGGGTTTGGAGAAGTTCCGTGACTACTTCCCCAATAAGCTTTCCGGAGGACAACGCCAAAGAGTGGCGATTGCCCGCGCGCTTGTGACAGAGCCGGCTTTGATTTTGGCTGATGAACCCACCGCAAATCTGGATTCAGACACCGCTCATAAAATTATCGATCTACTCAAAGAGATCAATCAACGTCGTCATGTGACCTTCTTCTTCTGCACCCACGACGAAAAATTGATGGGGCGTGTAGGCCGCGTGGTGCGAATCTCTGACGGACAGATTGAGACGGAATAA
- a CDS encoding class I SAM-dependent rRNA methyltransferase produces the protein MMTVWRLRTGADKRIRSGHPWVFSNELSVSPKGHVPGAPVELQDAKGQFVARGYGNPHSLIAFRALTFNSQDAQPTGFDFLHQKVLGAWRVRKAAGFRGSFRLCFGESDYIPGLVLDYYLVDQNGKKAQVFVAQLVTAGMDTALQNAEEFFKGLVEKAKAQGFSDFTWEQTAVVIRNDVGIRKLEGMTVNEPKTIKDLEGFNLEHIEILLNAAGDDGVIKMSCDLKEGQKTGFFLDQTHNIYLAVNLFKSWAKQQNVKSVRVLDLCCYVGHWATQITRALKAQGLEVEVHLVDVSKTALAFAKENAEREGAKVVVHQMDVLEGLQNLPSQHYDIVIADPPAFIKAKKDIPTGKAAYIKMNTHAFRLGKKNGFVASCSCSGLLEEEEFRDAIRKASLRNYSEVRSVLRGGHAADHPTLMQFPEGFYLKMYVHYVM, from the coding sequence ATGATGACAGTGTGGAGACTTCGTACCGGAGCTGATAAACGTATTCGCAGTGGACATCCTTGGGTGTTCTCAAATGAGTTGTCGGTGTCACCAAAAGGCCATGTGCCAGGGGCACCGGTGGAATTGCAAGATGCCAAAGGCCAATTTGTAGCGCGCGGTTACGGCAATCCTCATTCGTTGATTGCTTTCCGGGCTTTGACCTTCAATAGCCAAGATGCTCAACCGACCGGTTTTGATTTCCTCCACCAGAAAGTCTTGGGAGCATGGCGCGTGCGTAAAGCCGCGGGTTTCCGTGGCAGCTTCCGTCTTTGCTTCGGTGAATCTGATTATATTCCAGGTTTGGTTTTGGACTATTACCTCGTTGATCAAAATGGCAAAAAGGCGCAGGTCTTTGTTGCTCAGCTTGTGACGGCGGGCATGGATACAGCTTTGCAAAATGCGGAAGAGTTCTTCAAAGGTTTGGTTGAAAAGGCCAAGGCCCAAGGATTCTCTGACTTCACTTGGGAGCAAACAGCAGTCGTTATTCGTAACGACGTCGGCATTCGTAAATTGGAAGGCATGACAGTCAATGAGCCGAAAACGATCAAAGATCTTGAAGGCTTTAATCTGGAACATATCGAGATTCTTTTGAACGCGGCCGGTGATGATGGCGTTATCAAGATGAGCTGTGACCTGAAGGAAGGCCAGAAGACGGGTTTCTTCCTGGATCAGACTCATAATATTTATTTGGCTGTGAATTTATTTAAAAGCTGGGCGAAGCAGCAGAATGTCAAATCTGTACGTGTCTTAGATCTTTGTTGCTACGTCGGTCACTGGGCGACTCAAATCACTCGTGCATTGAAGGCCCAAGGTCTTGAGGTGGAAGTGCACTTGGTCGACGTTTCTAAAACGGCTTTGGCTTTTGCCAAAGAAAATGCCGAACGCGAAGGTGCAAAAGTTGTCGTTCATCAAATGGATGTTTTGGAAGGCCTGCAAAACCTTCCAAGTCAGCACTATGATATCGTCATTGCCGATCCGCCTGCGTTTATTAAAGCGAAGAAGGACATTCCAACCGGAAAAGCCGCGTACATTAAGATGAACACTCACGCCTTTCGTCTTGGAAAAAAGAACGGCTTCGTCGCATCTTGTTCTTGTTCGGGATTGTTGGAAGAAGAAGAGTTCCGCGATGCTATTCGCAAAGCTTCATTAAGAAACTATTCCGAAGTGCGCAGCGTTCTGCGCGGTGGCCATGCTGCCGATCATCCGACATTGATGCAGTTCCCAGAAGGTTTCTACCTGAAGATGTACGTTCACTACGTCATGTAA
- a CDS encoding hybrid sensor histidine kinase/response regulator encodes MTKHTLLCVDDEIDNVDALERLFRRKYTVLKATSGKQALEVLDQNPGPVALIITDQRMPEMTGVEFLEKTLESHPETIRILLTGYTDLESVITAVNKGQIFRYLTKPWDPVDLSNTVDHAIERFTIGQELKQKNAELAKALEELKSLDVAKSNFMILINHELKTPLTSILSFSSLLAESPLNEEDKLMVNRIGKSAERLKNLVEDVLLIVRAETNQLKIDTQNIAFTQFDEQPKEVQNLLAQKHQTVVTKLEPLNIKADVRLIKQVMQRLIHNAAKFGTDNSEIHVESMKSGNNLRFIVHNKGPHVPLKIIDKIMKPFYIDEDVMHHSTGTGLGLTICQSILKSHHSTLQFKNTDKGVMVYFELPLA; translated from the coding sequence ATGACTAAGCACACACTTCTTTGTGTAGATGATGAAATAGACAACGTAGACGCTCTAGAACGGCTCTTTCGTCGTAAGTACACTGTACTAAAGGCTACGTCTGGAAAACAGGCGCTGGAGGTTCTCGACCAAAATCCAGGACCGGTTGCTCTTATTATTACTGACCAAAGAATGCCTGAGATGACTGGTGTGGAGTTTCTAGAAAAAACTCTGGAATCTCATCCTGAGACAATTCGCATTCTTCTGACAGGTTACACAGATCTTGAGTCTGTGATCACAGCTGTTAATAAAGGACAGATCTTCCGCTACCTCACAAAACCCTGGGATCCAGTGGATTTGTCGAACACGGTTGATCACGCGATTGAGCGTTTTACTATTGGCCAGGAGCTCAAACAAAAAAATGCTGAACTTGCCAAAGCCTTGGAAGAACTCAAAAGTCTTGATGTTGCCAAATCCAACTTCATGATTTTGATCAACCATGAATTGAAAACACCTTTGACTTCGATTCTTAGTTTTTCTTCTTTATTGGCGGAATCCCCTCTTAACGAGGAAGACAAGTTGATGGTCAATCGCATCGGCAAAAGCGCCGAGCGTTTAAAAAATCTGGTCGAAGATGTTTTGTTAATCGTTCGCGCTGAAACAAATCAATTGAAGATCGATACTCAGAACATCGCCTTCACTCAATTCGACGAGCAGCCCAAAGAAGTCCAAAACCTTCTGGCACAAAAACATCAGACCGTTGTGACCAAGCTCGAACCTTTGAATATCAAAGCAGATGTTCGCCTGATCAAACAAGTCATGCAGCGCTTGATTCACAATGCCGCGAAATTTGGAACGGACAACAGCGAGATCCATGTAGAGAGCATGAAAAGTGGCAACAATCTGCGCTTTATCGTCCACAACAAGGGACCTCATGTTCCTTTGAAGATTATCGATAAGATCATGAAGCCTTTCTATATTGATGAAGATGTCATGCACCACTCTACGGGAACGGGTTTGGGTCTTACCATCTGTCAGTCTATTTTGAAATCGCATCACTCGACTTTGCAGTTTAAGAACACCGACAAGGGCGTGATGGTTTACTTTGAGTTGCCTTTGGCTTAG